A region from the Campylobacter subantarcticus LMG 24377 genome encodes:
- a CDS encoding M48 family metallopeptidase, with the protein MILIMILCIYTAFLIFISYMQIAFLKKEREKQAIILNEHDYKNAADIAIENEKYKIFSNLYNLMINISWITFGFLYLKEFFIKENSTLENTLFLLAFLLIISILNLPLSYYESFIKDKKHGFSNMTLTLFIKDSIKSLVLMLIFGFLIIYTLVFCFEFFSIYWWVVAFALSFIIILIINLIYPTLIAPIFNKMKKLEDENLLEKITNLMQKCGFSTNGIYVIDASKRDKRLNAYFGGLFKSKRVVLFDTLLNALKEKELIAVLGHELGHFVHKDLLKILFASALMLFALFFIFAHLPSFFYTESHLDGVSAGVFALLLIFGNIFTFIISPVLNKMSQKNEFNADLHGAKLSSKEDMKDALIALAKENKAFIKTSKIYTFFHLSHPCIYDRIKALQ; encoded by the coding sequence ATGATTTTAATAATGATTTTATGTATTTATACAGCTTTTTTAATTTTTATATCTTATATGCAAATTGCATTTTTAAAAAAAGAAAGAGAAAAACAAGCGATCATTTTAAACGAACACGATTATAAAAATGCTGCAGATATTGCCATAGAAAATGAAAAATATAAAATCTTTTCTAATCTTTATAATTTAATGATTAATATTTCTTGGATTACTTTTGGTTTTTTGTATTTGAAAGAATTTTTCATAAAAGAAAACTCTACCTTGGAAAATACTTTATTTTTACTTGCATTTTTATTAATTATTAGTATTTTAAATTTACCACTTAGTTATTATGAAAGCTTTATAAAAGACAAAAAACACGGCTTTTCAAATATGACTTTGACGCTTTTTATTAAAGATAGCATCAAGTCCCTTGTGCTTATGCTTATTTTTGGCTTTTTAATCATCTATACCTTGGTGTTTTGTTTTGAATTTTTTAGCATATATTGGTGGGTAGTAGCTTTTGCACTAAGCTTTATAATCATACTTATTATAAACCTCATCTACCCTACTCTTATTGCACCAATATTTAATAAAATGAAAAAACTTGAAGATGAAAATTTACTTGAAAAAATCACTAATTTAATGCAAAAATGTGGTTTTAGCACAAATGGAATTTATGTGATTGATGCAAGCAAAAGAGATAAAAGATTGAATGCTTATTTTGGTGGTTTATTTAAAAGCAAAAGAGTGGTGTTATTTGATACACTTTTAAATGCTTTAAAAGAAAAAGAACTTATTGCTGTTTTAGGACATGAGCTAGGACATTTTGTACATAAAGATTTGTTAAAAATATTATTTGCTAGTGCTTTGATGCTTTTTGCTTTATTTTTTATCTTTGCTCATTTACCAAGCTTTTTTTACACTGAAAGTCATTTAGATGGAGTAAGTGCTGGAGTTTTTGCACTTTTATTGATTTTTGGGAATATTTTTACTTTTATTATTTCCCCTGTGCTTAATAAAATGAGTCAAAAAAACGAATTTAATGCCGATTTACATGGAGCAAAACTAAGCTCTAAAGAAGATATGAAAGATGCTCTCATAGCTTTAGCAAAAGAAAATAAAGCCTTTATTAAAACAAGTAAAATT
- a CDS encoding autotransporter outer membrane beta-barrel domain-containing protein, whose product MVGNAQQAKNVVNSARESANNSNRQGAIQVINLANEMAISTRMLQDRNQCENSVWSNAFGGANMIGSENDFVYGITLGIDRQFTDAVFFGAYLTYADSKLNYNSISQDADNLQFGAYSRIANGQHEFDIKTYAQFSWTDQERFLNGTSNKSDYTQTFLGASGAYGYVFDFSDNFSIKPLIGLNLYYGKTPDYTESGVWAQKVYSMDSFAASAELGAEFRKFFNDGSYFYITPKIEQFFAMSGNNFKARFTGSDMNYHVAGAEKDKTFGKILIGSNIGITDKFTIDLSVGAKQILGNKDDNTDETYLTGNIGLKYSF is encoded by the coding sequence GCTAGAGAAAGTGCAAACAACTCTAATCGCCAGGGTGCTATCCAAGTTATCAACCTAGCTAATGAAATGGCTATTTCAACTAGAATGCTACAAGATAGAAACCAATGTGAAAACAGCGTTTGGTCTAATGCATTTGGTGGGGCAAATATGATAGGTAGTGAAAATGATTTTGTATATGGTATCACACTAGGTATCGATAGACAATTCACTGATGCTGTTTTCTTTGGTGCATATTTAACTTATGCTGACTCTAAATTAAATTACAATTCTATCAGTCAAGATGCAGATAATTTACAATTTGGTGCATATTCAAGAATAGCCAATGGGCAACATGAATTTGATATCAAAACATATGCACAATTTAGCTGGACTGATCAAGAAAGATTTTTAAATGGAACTAGCAATAAATCTGATTACACTCAAACTTTCTTAGGTGCAAGCGGTGCATATGGTTATGTATTTGACTTTAGTGATAACTTCTCGATTAAACCACTAATTGGATTAAATCTTTACTATGGAAAAACTCCAGATTATACAGAAAGTGGTGTTTGGGCTCAAAAAGTTTATTCAATGGATAGTTTTGCAGCAAGTGCAGAACTTGGTGCAGAATTTAGAAAATTCTTTAACGATGGTAGCTATTTCTATATCACTCCAAAAATCGAACAATTCTTTGCTATGAGTGGAAACAACTTTAAAGCTCGCTTTACAGGAAGTGATATGAATTATCATGTAGCTGGAGCCGAAAAAGATAAAACTTTTGGTAAAATTCTTATTGGAAGTAATATTGGTATAACAGATAAATTCACTATTGATCTAAGTGTAGGTGCTAAACAAATCTTAGGCAATAAAGATGACAATACCGATGAAACTTATCTAACTGGTAACATTGGTCTTAAATACTCATTTTAA